From the Bacillus tuaregi genome, one window contains:
- the cbiB gene encoding adenosylcobinamide-phosphate synthase CbiB has protein sequence MLIEHSLAITLAVIIDRIVGDPPSWPHPVKWFGQFISVLDKQLNQGTRKKWKGLGMLLIVMLTVLLASLMLCMIAYSLHSLVGIVVEGVLISTTIAQKSLKTAALEVYHPLKKGDVDEARLKLSYIVGRDTYYLEEPEIVRGTVETVAENTSDGVTAPMFWALVGGAPLALVYRAINTCDSMVGYKNDTYLWFGWASARMDDLANWIPSRLTGFAMLLANRPYKTDRRKTWSILFRDAKKHPSPNSGWCEAAAAGLLGVQLGGVNTYKGIISNRAKMGDPLFPLESNDIIRMNTILTRTTLLFLIILWLGGVFIDMAVTWF, from the coding sequence ATGTTGATTGAACATTCATTAGCGATTACATTAGCTGTTATCATTGACCGAATTGTTGGGGATCCCCCTTCATGGCCGCATCCTGTAAAATGGTTTGGCCAATTCATCTCGGTTCTTGATAAACAGCTAAATCAAGGGACGAGAAAGAAATGGAAGGGACTTGGCATGCTGTTGATCGTGATGCTTACGGTGCTTCTAGCTTCATTGATGCTTTGCATGATTGCCTATTCTCTTCACTCATTAGTGGGGATTGTGGTGGAGGGTGTGTTGATTAGCACAACGATAGCACAGAAAAGCTTGAAGACTGCTGCTTTAGAGGTCTATCACCCACTGAAAAAAGGAGACGTAGACGAGGCACGTCTTAAGCTATCCTATATCGTTGGCAGAGATACATATTATTTGGAAGAACCGGAAATCGTCCGCGGTACGGTTGAAACGGTTGCTGAAAACACAAGCGATGGTGTTACCGCACCTATGTTCTGGGCTTTAGTGGGCGGGGCCCCTTTAGCGCTCGTCTATCGAGCGATTAACACCTGTGATTCAATGGTCGGTTATAAAAATGATACCTATCTATGGTTTGGCTGGGCGTCAGCCAGAATGGATGATCTGGCCAATTGGATTCCGAGCCGGCTGACAGGCTTTGCCATGCTGCTTGCTAACCGGCCTTATAAAACGGACCGGAGGAAGACTTGGTCAATTCTGTTCCGTGATGCAAAAAAACACCCAAGTCCAAATAGCGGTTGGTGTGAAGCAGCGGCTGCAGGTCTCTTAGGAGTTCAGTTGGGCGGAGTAAATACATATAAGGGAATCATTTCAAATCGTGCAAAAATGGGCGACCCGCTCTTTCCATTAGAAAGTAACGATATTATCCGAATGAATACCATTCTTACTCGGACGACCCTTTTATTTTTAATTATTTTATGGCTTGGAGGTGTGTTCATTGACATGGCCGTCACATGGTTCTAA
- a CDS encoding adenosylcobinamide amidohydrolase — protein MLEVEQLYGGYNSDSVIKDVSFQVKKGELFGILGPNGSGKTTLLKMISGILPYHLGHIHLKGQPLKKYSTKQLAKVIAVLSQHSSEAFSYSVKETVSLGRYAHQTGFFTEWSKEDEEIVQEVMSWTGVDSLQEQPIQLLSGGERQRVFLAQALAQEPEILLLDEPTNHLDLSYQKELLDLLKKWTLEKHLTVVSIFHDLNLAGLYCDRLLLLENGTVNRYDTPNEVLKQDTIERVYKTEIRKHPHPKVPAPQLVLLPESYYQVVQNEMKITEENMRVNPEYIVLQSPLALRTMSSGVTGSGMGWYNTFVNRHVDRNYHCDDHREEMSDFLKANGFEPSETVGMMTAVYTKDVVFRHYEEQGFSLMVIVTAGVGNAVDVSKSFEQSYELLPGTINTWLFINGDLTDEAFIQAVMTATEAKVKVMHDMDIRDAQTGTIATGTSTDSILIAATQKGQMLEFAGSITPLGKLIGKGVYECTKEAIRKSRERRESYVD, from the coding sequence ATGCTTGAGGTTGAACAATTATATGGCGGCTACAACAGTGATTCAGTAATTAAAGATGTGTCATTTCAAGTTAAAAAAGGTGAGTTGTTTGGAATTCTTGGCCCGAATGGAAGCGGAAAAACCACGTTGCTTAAGATGATAAGCGGTATTTTACCCTATCATCTAGGACATATTCACTTGAAGGGGCAGCCGTTAAAAAAATATTCTACGAAACAGCTGGCAAAGGTGATTGCAGTCCTTTCACAGCATTCATCTGAGGCCTTTTCCTATTCGGTTAAAGAAACAGTATCACTTGGAAGATATGCACATCAAACAGGTTTTTTTACTGAGTGGAGCAAGGAAGACGAGGAGATTGTCCAAGAGGTCATGAGCTGGACGGGGGTGGATTCCTTACAGGAGCAGCCGATTCAATTATTATCTGGTGGTGAGAGGCAGCGGGTTTTCTTGGCTCAGGCGCTTGCGCAGGAGCCGGAAATATTACTTTTAGATGAACCGACGAATCACTTGGATTTATCCTATCAAAAGGAACTTCTGGACTTATTGAAAAAATGGACGCTTGAGAAGCATTTAACCGTCGTATCTATTTTTCATGATTTGAATTTGGCTGGCCTGTATTGTGATCGTCTTCTCCTGCTTGAAAATGGCACGGTTAATCGCTATGATACGCCAAATGAAGTATTGAAACAGGACACGATTGAGCGCGTCTACAAGACTGAGATTAGAAAGCATCCTCACCCAAAGGTTCCAGCCCCGCAGCTCGTTTTGCTGCCGGAATCCTATTATCAGGTTGTTCAAAATGAGATGAAGATTACAGAAGAGAACATGCGAGTGAATCCAGAATATATTGTCTTACAATCACCATTAGCTTTACGTACGATGTCATCCGGGGTAACAGGCTCTGGCATGGGCTGGTATAACACGTTTGTTAACCGGCATGTTGATCGAAACTATCATTGTGATGATCATCGTGAAGAGATGAGTGATTTCTTAAAGGCTAATGGTTTTGAGCCGTCGGAAACGGTAGGAATGATGACGGCTGTTTATACGAAGGATGTGGTTTTTCGTCATTATGAGGAGCAAGGATTTTCTTTAATGGTGATTGTGACTGCAGGTGTCGGCAATGCTGTTGATGTATCAAAAAGCTTTGAGCAGAGCTACGAATTATTGCCCGGTACCATTAATACTTGGTTGTTTATTAATGGTGATTTAACAGATGAGGCGTTTATCCAGGCAGTTATGACTGCTACCGAAGCAAAGGTCAAGGTGATGCATGATATGGATATTCGCGATGCTCAAACCGGAACGATTGCAACGGGGACGTCTACGGATAGCATCTTGATTGCTGCGACACAAAAGGGACAGATGCTTGAATTTGCCGGGAGCATTACACCGCTCGGAAAGCTAATAGGCAAGGGTGTGTATGAATGTACAAAGGAAGCCATTAGAAAGAGCAGGGAAAGAAGAGAAAGTTATGTTGATTGA
- the cobD gene encoding threonine-phosphate decarboxylase CobD: MTWPSHGSNPHYLYEAAGLALPDHTLDFSANINPLGPPAVLKERWSELLHGIGTYPDPHTASLKQKIAQQEGIEESQILIGNGGAEIISLMGRVIAGRRVLIVEPAFSEYEKACKVNHCEVSYYQLSDGWDIHLEDLVEKISQAEAVFLCNPSNPTGRYYRTEILLPILEACKRKDCLLIVDEAFYDFVADYESLVPYIKDFPNLILMRSLTKIFAIPGLRLGYLMADEKIIETMSNWQPHWSVNSVAIQAGVWCLEDDKHIMDTIAYIQAERETLFHFYKENHFEVSDTAINFYLLRDGQLNNQYPLFEFLLNQGIVPRHTFNFPGLDGRWLRFAIRTTTENKMLMEAMKSWRSLNPSSL, from the coding sequence TTGACATGGCCGTCACATGGTTCTAACCCTCATTATTTATACGAAGCGGCTGGGCTTGCCTTGCCGGATCACACGCTTGATTTCAGCGCAAACATCAATCCGCTTGGCCCTCCTGCTGTCCTCAAGGAACGCTGGAGCGAGCTTCTTCACGGAATTGGAACCTACCCTGATCCGCATACCGCTTCATTGAAGCAGAAAATTGCCCAGCAGGAAGGAATTGAAGAAAGTCAGATTCTCATAGGAAATGGCGGAGCTGAAATCATTAGCCTAATGGGAAGAGTGATTGCGGGAAGAAGGGTACTGATTGTAGAACCGGCTTTTTCCGAATACGAAAAGGCTTGCAAGGTGAATCATTGCGAGGTTTCTTATTATCAGCTGTCAGATGGCTGGGATATTCACCTTGAGGACTTAGTTGAAAAGATTTCACAGGCTGAAGCTGTTTTTCTTTGCAATCCGAGTAACCCAACTGGTCGTTATTATCGCACGGAAATTTTGCTCCCCATCCTTGAGGCCTGTAAGCGTAAGGACTGTCTCTTGATTGTCGATGAAGCTTTTTATGATTTTGTAGCAGATTATGAATCGCTCGTTCCATATATAAAGGATTTTCCGAATCTAATCCTCATGCGTTCCTTAACAAAAATATTTGCCATTCCAGGCTTACGCCTCGGCTATCTGATGGCCGATGAGAAAATAATCGAAACGATGTCAAATTGGCAGCCGCATTGGAGTGTTAACAGCGTGGCCATTCAAGCGGGAGTCTGGTGTCTTGAGGATGATAAGCATATCATGGACACCATTGCGTACATTCAGGCTGAGCGCGAAACGCTTTTTCATTTTTATAAGGAGAATCATTTCGAGGTTTCTGATACGGCTATCAATTTTTATCTGCTGAGAGATGGTCAACTCAATAACCAATATCCACTGTTTGAGTTTTTATTAAACCAGGGAATTGTTCCGAGACATACCTTTAATTTCCCAGGTCTAGATGGTCGATGGCTGCGGTTTGCGATTCGAACCACCACTGAGAACAAAATGCTGATGGAGGCGATGAAATCATGGCGCAGCTTGAATCCATCATCTTTATAA
- the cobS gene encoding adenosylcobinamide-GDP ribazoletransferase, with translation MKTIKGLIMAFQFFTSIPIPYEVPMDRVHIEKAIKTFPILGLLQGIFYAFVLFLISEWTPLSPLAAAFFVWLSMIVITGGLHLDGWMDASDAYFSYRDLSRRLEIMKDSRVGAFGVLSVIVLLSAKFLFIYETAVQLSYSTYALIAFIPFLSKSVMGILLIRVKAAKEEGLGTLFKNAASRYTLWIYPIYTLILVGVFFGFWPKVLGGAFLLILVAMMFVVFAARKTVKWFGGITGDVLGASVEGVEIALWMTLWLWHYFATV, from the coding sequence ATGAAGACCATTAAAGGATTGATTATGGCCTTTCAGTTTTTTACGAGCATTCCGATTCCATACGAAGTACCAATGGACCGTGTCCATATTGAAAAGGCGATAAAAACCTTTCCGATTTTAGGTCTATTACAGGGTATTTTCTATGCCTTTGTTTTGTTTCTTATTTCCGAGTGGACACCATTGTCACCGCTTGCGGCAGCATTCTTTGTCTGGCTTTCCATGATTGTGATTACGGGTGGATTGCATTTGGATGGTTGGATGGATGCAAGTGATGCCTATTTCTCCTATCGTGATCTTTCGCGAAGACTGGAAATTATGAAGGACTCAAGGGTTGGGGCATTTGGTGTTCTTTCCGTTATCGTTCTTTTGAGTGCTAAGTTTCTGTTTATTTATGAGACGGCCGTTCAACTGTCCTATAGTACCTATGCACTAATTGCCTTTATCCCTTTTTTAAGTAAAAGTGTAATGGGCATTCTGTTAATACGTGTCAAGGCAGCAAAAGAGGAGGGGCTAGGCACCTTGTTCAAAAACGCAGCCTCAAGGTACACCCTTTGGATTTATCCTATTTATACTCTTATTCTGGTTGGAGTGTTTTTCGGATTCTGGCCTAAGGTGCTTGGCGGAGCATTCTTGCTCATACTTGTTGCCATGATGTTTGTGGTGTTTGCGGCGAGAAAAACGGTCAAATGGTTTGGAGGAATTACTGGTGATGTCTTAGGGGCATCAGTGGAAGGAGTGGAAATCGCCTTATGGATGACGCTGTGGTTGTGGCATTATTTCGCCACGGTTTAA
- a CDS encoding bifunctional adenosylcobinamide kinase/adenosylcobinamide-phosphate guanylyltransferase, with amino-acid sequence MAQLESIIFITGGVRSGKSSFAEKLAADIWKKGPSGKLHYIAAMQPSDTEMQKRIKRHQEGRNQSGLEWKTWEKPVSIGELAEVFERNDVVLLDCLTTWLNNELFFEEDRWQKEEYLADLFGVMWEGIVQIAEKVRTLVIVSNEVLNEPVADNELVLQYSRMLGKLHQEIVSSAQNAYLVEMGIPIDMKGVVK; translated from the coding sequence ATGGCGCAGCTTGAATCCATCATCTTTATAACAGGTGGTGTAAGGAGCGGGAAAAGCAGCTTTGCTGAAAAATTGGCCGCTGATATATGGAAGAAAGGACCTTCCGGCAAACTCCACTATATTGCAGCCATGCAGCCGTCAGACACTGAAATGCAGAAGCGGATTAAACGGCATCAGGAAGGGCGAAATCAAAGCGGATTAGAATGGAAGACCTGGGAAAAACCCGTATCCATTGGAGAGCTAGCTGAAGTCTTCGAAAGGAACGATGTTGTGTTGCTTGATTGCTTAACAACCTGGCTGAATAACGAGTTATTTTTCGAAGAAGATAGATGGCAGAAAGAAGAGTACTTGGCAGACTTATTTGGAGTGATGTGGGAGGGTATCGTACAAATTGCCGAGAAGGTACGGACACTCGTGATAGTGAGCAATGAAGTGCTGAATGAACCAGTAGCTGATAATGAGCTTGTACTTCAATACAGTCGTATGCTGGGTAAATTACATCAAGAAATTGTCTCCTCCGCCCAAAATGCCTATCTAGTCGAGATGGGGATTCCGATTGATATGAAAGGTGTGGTCAAATGA
- a CDS encoding cobyric acid synthase, whose product MKGFMIQGTGSDVGKSLIVTALCRILVNDGVKVAPYKSQNMSNNSYVTKDGSEIGRAQGIQAEAAKTEASVWMNPILLKPQSDRNSEVVLLGKVHKTLSGKGYRETFYERGLEVIQESLQELSKKYDFLIMEGAGSPVEMNLKDRELVNMKVAEMADVPVFLAADIDRGGVFASIIGTLELFTEEERKRVKGILINKFRGDFHLFQDGITFLEERTGIPVLGVLPYISNHMIDREDSLSIHEFRSLKKTGELEIAVIQLPYASNISDIEPFLHEEDVTLRFVRDASEWGKPDAVIIPGTKSTIRDLQYLRQAGLVERIVSFAREGGFVTGICGGYQILGKTLVDVEGTDTGSAGLEEDGLGLIDAVTHFQKEKKTIRAFGTYHHQIGLCEEENIEGYEIHLGDTVISDSASSPLFIFENKREEGYYGDSGRIIGTYLHHLFHNDGWRNLWLNRIRDHIGLPQKARVDVGALKEVRYERLAEEMEKYLDIDRIKKIINDWEYEHEDH is encoded by the coding sequence ATGAAGGGTTTCATGATTCAAGGAACCGGTTCTGATGTGGGGAAAAGCTTAATTGTGACCGCATTATGCAGAATCCTTGTTAATGATGGAGTAAAGGTAGCTCCTTATAAATCACAGAATATGTCGAATAACTCCTATGTAACGAAGGACGGCTCAGAAATTGGACGTGCCCAAGGTATCCAGGCGGAAGCGGCAAAAACAGAGGCTTCTGTTTGGATGAATCCAATCCTTCTGAAGCCACAGTCTGATAGGAATTCAGAGGTAGTACTGCTGGGGAAGGTGCATAAAACGCTGTCCGGCAAGGGCTATCGAGAAACCTTCTATGAAAGGGGGCTTGAGGTGATTCAAGAGTCACTTCAGGAGCTTTCAAAGAAGTATGATTTCCTTATTATGGAGGGAGCAGGCAGTCCGGTTGAAATGAATTTAAAGGACCGTGAGCTTGTCAATATGAAGGTGGCTGAAATGGCAGACGTACCGGTTTTTCTTGCCGCAGATATTGACCGCGGCGGTGTTTTTGCCAGCATTATTGGGACGCTGGAGCTATTTACGGAAGAAGAACGGAAAAGAGTAAAAGGCATCCTCATTAACAAATTTCGCGGTGATTTTCATTTATTTCAAGATGGGATTACCTTTCTTGAAGAAAGGACTGGAATCCCCGTCCTCGGTGTACTTCCATATATCAGTAACCATATGATTGACCGTGAGGACTCCTTATCGATTCATGAGTTTCGCAGCCTGAAAAAGACGGGTGAACTAGAGATTGCCGTAATCCAGCTGCCGTATGCTTCCAATATTAGTGATATTGAACCGTTTTTGCATGAAGAAGATGTTACTTTGCGCTTTGTTCGTGATGCTTCAGAATGGGGGAAGCCGGATGCCGTCATCATCCCAGGGACAAAAAGTACCATCCGTGATTTGCAATATTTGCGTCAAGCGGGCCTTGTGGAAAGGATTGTCAGCTTTGCCCGTGAAGGCGGCTTCGTGACAGGGATTTGCGGTGGTTATCAAATACTTGGGAAAACATTAGTGGATGTCGAGGGTACGGATACTGGGTCAGCAGGCTTAGAAGAGGACGGCTTGGGTCTCATCGATGCTGTCACCCATTTTCAAAAGGAAAAGAAAACCATTCGTGCATTTGGAACCTATCACCATCAAATAGGATTGTGTGAAGAGGAGAATATAGAAGGATATGAAATTCACTTAGGTGATACAGTTATTTCGGATTCGGCAAGCAGCCCGTTATTTATATTCGAGAACAAGCGCGAGGAAGGCTACTACGGGGACAGTGGCCGTATTATTGGTACTTACCTGCATCACCTCTTTCATAATGACGGCTGGCGCAACCTTTGGTTAAACCGCATCCGTGATCATATCGGACTGCCGCAGAAAGCCAGGGTGGATGTCGGCGCGTTAAAGGAAGTACGTTACGAACGTCTGGCAGAGGAAATGGAGAAATATCTGGATATTGATAGAATCAAAAAAATCATAAATGATTGGGAATATGAGCATGAAGACCATTAA